The sequence CGCCGGAGGGAACGCGGTCTGGGGCTGGTACGAAGTGGTGCTGGGGCTCCCGGTGCCCACGCCTTCGCTGGCCGATCTCTTCTACCTCTGCTTCGCGCCGCCCGCGATCGTCGGGCTGCTCGTCCTCGCCAAGCGTCCCGTCACCCGGGCCGGGTGGGTGTGCCTGGCCCTGGACTCCTGGCTGATCGGCGGCTCGCTGCTCACGCTCTCCTGGAGCCTCGCCCTGGCCCACACCGCGCAGGTGGCCAACGTCGAGGACGCCAGCGTGGCCCGTGCGGCGCTCTCGCTGGCCTACCCGTTGCTCGACATCGTGCTCGTCTCCATGGTGCTCGCGCTCCACTTCCGCCGGGTCAACGCCAACCGCTCCGCGGTCAATCTGGCCATCGCCGCGCTCGCCCTGACCGTCCTGAGCGACGCGGTGTTCACCTCACCGCTGCTGCGCTCCACCTACCGCTCGGGCGAACTGCTCGACGCGGGCTGGTTCGCCGGCTCGCTGCTTCTCGCCTACGCCCCCTGGGGTGCCCGGCGCGCCGCGAGCCGCTCCGACCGGCCCTTCGGTCCGCCGCGGGCCACCACCAGCCGGCCGATCGCCGGGTCCCTGGCCGCCCTGACCCCGTATCTGGCCGCCGCCGTCTGCACCCTGGGCATCCTGTACAACGTGGTCGAGGGGCGCCGGGTGGACCAGGTCGTGGTGCTCACCGGCTGTGCCGTCGTCCTGGCCCTGGTCGTCCGGCAGGGCATCATGCTCCTCGACAACATCACCCTCACCCAGGAGCTGGCCCAGAAGGAGAACCACTTCCGCTCCTTGGTGCAGGGGTCCAGCGACGTCATCATGATCGCCGCGCCCTCCGGCACACTCCGCTACGTCAGCCCCGCCGCGGCCGGTGTGTACGGGCGTGAAGCGGACGATCTCGTCGGCTCCGAGCTGTCCTCGGTCATCCACCCCGAGGACCTCGGCGGGGTGGTCCACGAGCTGCGGCGGTTTCTCGCCACCCCGCCCCACGAGGAGCCCACCACCCGGATCGAGTGCCGCTTCAGATCCGGCACCGGTGACTGGCTCAATGTCGAGTCCACCGTCAACCGGCACCACGGCGGCCTTCTGCTCAACAGCCGGGACGTGACCGAACGGGTCCGCCTCCAGGCGCAGTTGCAGCACAACGCCGAACACGACCCGCTCACCGACCTGCCCAATCGCGCCCTCTTCACCAAACGCGTCCGCCAGGCACTCGGCGGGCGCCGCTCCGGTGACCCGGGCACCGCCGTGCTCTTCATCGACCTCGACGGCTTCAAGGCGGTCAACGACACCATCGGCCACCAGGCGGGCGACGAACTCCTCATCCAGGCAGCCCGCCGCCTGGCCGAATCCGTACGGGCCGGGGACACCGCGGCCAGGCTCGGCGGTGACGAGTTCGCCGCGCTCATCATCGGCGACGGCACACGCGACCAGGCCGCGCGGGAGTATCAGGTCCACGACATCGCCGACCGGCTGCGCCTCACGCTCTCCCAGCCGTACCGGATCGGCGCCAGCGAGGTCCGGGTGGCGGCCTCCATCGGCGTCGCCTTCGCCGAGCCCGCCATCACCCCCACCGACCTCATGCGCAACGCGGACCTCGCGATGTACCGGGCCAAGGCGGGCGGCAAGGACCGGGTCGAGCTGTACGCCCCGCAGATGCAGGCCGACGTCGTCCGCCGCTCCGAGCTGGCCGCCCGGCTGCGCACCGCCCTGCGCGACGGGGAGTTCGCCCTGCTGCACCAGCCGGTCGTCCATCTGGCCAGCGGGTCCGTCGCCGCCGTCGCCGCCCAGGCCCGCTGGCGTTCCGCGCAGGGCATCCTGTTCACCCCCGCCGAGTTCCTGCGGGTCCCCGACGACAGCGACCGCACCGCCGAGCTCGGCCGCTGGCTGCTCGAAGAGGCCGTCGCGCAGGCCGCCGAACGGGCCAGGGCCGGACACCCCGTCTCCGTCTCCGTACGGCTGTCCGCCGGCCGGCTCCTGGACAGGACCCTGCCCTTCGGCTCCGTCGAAGCGCTCCTGACCCGGTACGGGCTGCCCTCCGGGGCGCTGATGATCGAGGTGGCCGACAGCGACCCACGGGTCTCCTTCGACGATCTGGAGCAGCGGCTCGTCGCGCTGCGCCGGCTCGGCGTACGTATCGCGCTGGACGGCTTCGGCAGCGGTTACGCGGCGATCAACGCGCTGCGCCGCCTCCCCATCGACGTACTGAAACTGGACCGCGGGCTGGTCGAGGGAGTGGTGGAGTCCGCCCGGCTCCACAAGATCACGAGCGGGTTGCTGCGGATCGCCTGCGATCTCGGCATGCAGTCCGTGGCCGACGGCGTCGACGTACCGGAGCAGGTCCTCGCGCTGCGCGCCATGGGGTGTACGCACGGCCAGGGGATGGCCTTCTCCGGCCCGCTGGACGAGTACCGGCTGCGCCGTGCGCTGGTCCGCGGAGAGTTCCCGGTGCCCGGCGTTCCCACCGCCCGGCCGGTCCTCGCGGGCGGCTCGATTCCGCTCCTCGCCGGATCACATGCTGAGACGCCCATCCCACCCACTTGACACCTCATGCGTGCCGGAGAGAGGGTCAATGCCATGCGCACCCGAATTCTCGTACTTGGAAAGCGCGTCGGCTGAAGCAGAGTCACTCCCTGACACTCTGCAGACCGCACCGGCGCGCTCCCCTCGCTTGCCTCACGGCACGAGGGGTTTTTTGTTGCACCGGCACCCCGCAAAACGCTGCAAAACACCCGCGAAAACCCTCAGCTTCGAGAAGAGAATGTCGATGACCGAGCAGGCCACCGGGGCCCACCACCCGCAGCCGCGCGCCCGTAACGGCGGACCGTCGTCCGTCACCGTTGAGCACCTCACGGGCGCGCAGTCCCTCATCCGTTCTCTTGAGGAAGTCGGCGCCGACACGGTATTCGGCCTCCCCGGCGGTTGCATCCTCCCGGCGTACGACCCGCTGATGGACTCCACCCGGGTCCGCCACATCCTGGTCCGCCACGAGCAGGGTGCCGGTCACGCGGCCACCGGGTACGCGCAGGCCACCGGCAAGGTCGGTGTCTGCATGGTCACCTCGGGCCCCGGCGCCACCAACCTGGTCACCCCGATCGCCGACGCGCACATGGACTCCGTGCCGCTCGTCGCGATCACCGGCCAGGTCGCCTCCAAGGCGATCGGCACGGACGCCTTCCAGGAAGCCGACATCTGCGGCATCACGATGCCGATCACGAAGCACAACTTCCTGGTCACCCGCGCCGAGGACATCGCGCACACCATCTCCGAGGCCTTCCACATCGCCTCCACCGGCCGCCCCGGACCGGTCCTCGTCGACATCGCCAAGGACGCCCTCCAGTCGCAGACCACGTTCAGCTGGCCGCCCACCCAGGACCTGCCGGGCTACCGCCCGGTCACCAAGCCGCACGCCAAGCAGATCCGCGAGGCCGCCAGGCTCATCACCCAGGCCAAGCGCCCCGTGCTGTACGTCGGCGGCGGCGTCCTCAAGGCGGGTGCCACCGCCGAGCTGAAGGTCCTCGCGGAGCTCACCGGAGCGCCCGTCACCACCACACTGATGGCGCTCGGCGCATTCCCCGACAGCCACCCGCTGCACGTCGGAATGCCGGGCATGCACGGTGCGGTCACCGCCGTCACCGCGCTGCAGAAGGCCGACCTGATCGTCGCCCTCGGAGCCCGTTTCG is a genomic window of Streptomyces sp. NBC_01237 containing:
- a CDS encoding putative bifunctional diguanylate cyclase/phosphodiesterase — its product is MSAFGALLARPPLTGSRAGLLPQILLALVCGGYAVGAATGWGSPELALVMGDFGLSVAATIAAVSCFLYARASGRRLRPAWLLFSFSSLMAAGGNAVWGWYEVVLGLPVPTPSLADLFYLCFAPPAIVGLLVLAKRPVTRAGWVCLALDSWLIGGSLLTLSWSLALAHTAQVANVEDASVARAALSLAYPLLDIVLVSMVLALHFRRVNANRSAVNLAIAALALTVLSDAVFTSPLLRSTYRSGELLDAGWFAGSLLLAYAPWGARRAASRSDRPFGPPRATTSRPIAGSLAALTPYLAAAVCTLGILYNVVEGRRVDQVVVLTGCAVVLALVVRQGIMLLDNITLTQELAQKENHFRSLVQGSSDVIMIAAPSGTLRYVSPAAAGVYGREADDLVGSELSSVIHPEDLGGVVHELRRFLATPPHEEPTTRIECRFRSGTGDWLNVESTVNRHHGGLLLNSRDVTERVRLQAQLQHNAEHDPLTDLPNRALFTKRVRQALGGRRSGDPGTAVLFIDLDGFKAVNDTIGHQAGDELLIQAARRLAESVRAGDTAARLGGDEFAALIIGDGTRDQAAREYQVHDIADRLRLTLSQPYRIGASEVRVAASIGVAFAEPAITPTDLMRNADLAMYRAKAGGKDRVELYAPQMQADVVRRSELAARLRTALRDGEFALLHQPVVHLASGSVAAVAAQARWRSAQGILFTPAEFLRVPDDSDRTAELGRWLLEEAVAQAAERARAGHPVSVSVRLSAGRLLDRTLPFGSVEALLTRYGLPSGALMIEVADSDPRVSFDDLEQRLVALRRLGVRIALDGFGSGYAAINALRRLPIDVLKLDRGLVEGVVESARLHKITSGLLRIACDLGMQSVADGVDVPEQVLALRAMGCTHGQGMAFSGPLDEYRLRRALVRGEFPVPGVPTARPVLAGGSIPLLAGSHAETPIPPT